From one Passer domesticus isolate bPasDom1 chromosome 15, bPasDom1.hap1, whole genome shotgun sequence genomic stretch:
- the CFAP70 gene encoding cilia- and flagella-associated protein 70 isoform X2 codes for MSQPIPVQITVGNAQDLKTLKSSLLLTVVRVEYNGAGLGESSKTNVLPDGTAEYDFSTSFEYSPDGPNSLDVLVQKPLLLTLLEVAAKEKKKTEKVTPLAQAVVDLLPLLQGVRSLKVLAPLYAVPAFPSAMPHPEATAGLEVIVSTKELLLSATQFSSGNLLSITLEAAYSVPEAFTPDAQQNYMACLQIPAAGEKELPLLFKNGILKADGEKEPFPRPKNWPLGPLLAPDALNIPNSFIVGGPYEDEDGELTKSEDRAFRIQAESSRRVVWDTEIRCFLDAAAVATLQSRIAECRHWPVELCRMSMSSGGKGKASKLDKRDEDKQIAFHGVAYVNMLHLLCPGVKQIRGAFRVFNYQDSEVFEKTRVQYSIFRDRRSQLSLGKERLGTSPGSKAAPNKTQKEEKDSNATQYSEAGTFLVMEINLDRPLVPKRLREELVQRVKELIPPHPALPPRTEGAKKVVEDYHKRVTSVAVAILREYHELFGKQLPDQGMMDHKTMEEQKRQLNYELNTSGKYFAFKEQLKYSVVKIVREKYLKTTAFETKEKLQEFLSELYVYLVDHMHMALNKLLSGEDVSPAPPPYTTRKQLLLFAREAEANKDLNLASLFYKQRIARDQRSIQSWLAYGAFCLLHEDATKAQECFQQAVCLDPQHIQSLLLCGIVAVKLQHYEEAEIFFEDACCLEPSSIIAWTLAGLFYELQNNYIQAERSFREAKKLLRAELEEERRLLEAAEGEEKKPSSPSTDPEKIPDSSADKPPEAVEGVTSNEEATAVQEVPEAAEPQPPPCTIFMKTVEFLMKFNAVRFVHKALAHELLSLQGGPTCAYYLALAWTYLLREDFPRCGQCLCEAARIDPLNPNVWAQKGHLFYLQKDFDKAKDCYERVISFVEDAADMHFVYLRLGSIYLDEKELEEMLEAEDALSEANALNNTNAEVWGYLALICLQGGRQLEAEQCYKYTVKLGLQNDALLQEIRAAQHRFGFGDPSL; via the exons ATGTCACAGCCAATACCAGTACAGATCACAGTCGGGAATGCTCAGGACCTG AAAACTCTCAAAAGCAGCTTGCTGCTTACGGTGGTGCGTGTGGAGTACAACGGAGCAGGCCTGGGAGAGTCCTCCAAGACTAATGTGCTGCCAGATGGGACAGCAGAATATGACTTCAGCACCAGCTTTGAGTACAGCCCCGATGGGCCCAACTCCTTGGATGTCCTTGTGCAGAAACCACTGCTCT TGACACTGCTAGAAGTGGCagcaaaggagaagaaaaaaacagagaaagtcACTCCTCTTGCCCAAGCTGTGGTGGACCTTCTACCTCTGCTGCAAG GAGTGCGCTCACTGAAGGTTCTTGCTCCTTTGTATGCAGTGCCTGCCTTCCCATCAGCGATGCCTCACCCCGAGGCCACG GCTGGCCTTGAAGTGATAGTGAGCACCAAAGagctcctgctctctgccaccCAGTTCTCAAGTGGAAACCTCCTGAGCATCACGCTGGAGGCAGCTTATTCTGTCCCTGAAGCCTTTACTCCTGACGCCCAGCAAAACTACATGGCTTGTTTGCAAATACCAGCAGCTGGTGAG AAAGAATTGCCATTGCTCTTCAAGAATGGCATCCTGAAAGCTGATGGTGAAAAAGAACCATTCCCCCGGCCCAAAAACTGGCCCCTTGGCCCCCTCCTGGCCCCTGATGCTCTGAACATACCTAACTCCTTTATTGTTGGTGGGCCctatgaggatgaggatggagagctCACCAAAAGCGAG GACAGGGCATTCAGGATCCAGGCCGAGAGCTCGAGGAGGGTGGTGTGGGACACAGAAATACGCTGTTTCCTggatgctgctgcagtggccaC cctgcagtcGCGCATTGCCGAGTGCCGCCACTGGCCCGTGGAGCTCTGCAGGATGTCCATGTCCTCAGGTGGCAAAGGCAAAGCCAGCAAACTTGACAAG AGAGATGAGGACAAGCAGATTGCCTTCCATGGCGTGGCATATGTCAACATGTTGCATttgctgtgccctggggtgAAGCAGATCCGAGGGGCCTTCCGTGTCTTTAACTACCAGGACAGCGAGGTGTTTGAGAAG ACCAGAGTTCAGTACAGTATTTTCCGGGACCGCAGGTCACAGCTCAGTCTGGGCAAGGAAAGGCTGGGGACCTCTCCTggcagcaaagctgctcccaATAAGActcagaaggaagagaaagattcCAATGCAACG CAATACAGCGAGGCAGGAACGTTCCTGGTGATGGAGATAAATCTGGACAGGCCCTTGGTCCCAAAGCGGCTGCGGGAGGAGCTGGTCCAGCG ggtgaaggagctgATTCCTCCCCACCCTGCGCTGCCCCCGCGGACGGAAGGAGCCAAGAAG gtgGTGGAGGATTATCACAAACGTGTCACAAGTGTTGCTGTTGCCATCCTGAGAGAGTACCATGAGCTTTTTGGGAAGCAGCTGCCTGACCAGGGAATGATGGACCACAAAACCATGGAGGAACAAAAGCGTCAGCTCAACTATGAACTCAATACCTCtgggaaatattttgcttttaaggAACAGCTTAAG TATTCTGTGGTGAAGATTGTGAGGGAGAAATACCTGAAGACCACAGCATTTGAGACCAAGGAGAAGCTCCAGGAATTTCTCAGTGAGCTCTATGTGTACCTCGTGGACCACATGCACATGGCCCTGAACAAG CTCCTGTCTGGGGAAGATGTTTCTCCTGCCCCTCCACCCTACACAACCAGGAAGCAGCTCTTGCTCTTTGCTCGTGAAGCTGAAGCCAACAAGGACCTCAACCTGGCCTCTCTCTTCTACAAGCAG AGAATAGCTCGGGACCAGCGCAGCATCCAGTCCTGGCTGGCCTATGGAGCCTTCTGCCTCCTGCATGAGGATGCCACCAAAGCCCAGGAATGCTTCCAGCAGGCTGTTTGTCTGGACCCCCAGCACATCCAAAG cttgCTGCTCTGTGGCATTGTGGCTGTCAAGCTGCAGCACTATGAAGAGGCAGAGATTTTCTTTGAGGATGCCTGCTGCTTGGAGCCATCCAGCATCATAGCCTGGACCCTTGCAG GTTTGTTTTATGAGCTGCAGAATAATTACATTCAGGCAGAAAGGAGCTTCCGTGAGGCTAAGAAGCTCCTGCGAGCAGAGCttgaggaggagaggaggctcCTTGAGGCTgctgagggagaggagaaaaagccCAGTTCTCCCAGCACAGACCCAG AGAAGATTCCAGACAGCTCAGCTGACAAACCACCAGAGGCTGTGGAGGGTGTGACATCCAATGAAGAGGCTACAGCAGTGCAGGAAGTCCCagaag CTGCAGAACCTCAGCCACCTCCCTGCACAATCTTCATGAAGACAGTGGAATTCCTGATGAAATTCAATGCTGTCCGG TTTGTCCACAAGGCACTGGCCCACGAGCTGCTGAGCCTTCAGGGAGGCCCCACCTGTGCCTACTACCTGGCCCTGGCCTGGACCTACCTGCTGCGGGAAGACTTCCCCCGGTGTGGGCAGTGCCTGTGCGAGGCCGCTCGCATCGACCCCTTG AATCCAAACGTCTGGGCTCAGAAAGGGCACCTGTTCTACCTGCAGAAGGACTTTGACAAAGCAAAGGATTGCTATGAGCGAGTCATCAGCTTTGTGGAGGATGCTGCAGACATGCACTTTGTCTACCTGCGCCTGGGCTCCATCTACCTGGACGAGAAAGAG CTGGAAGAGATGCTGGAAGCAGAAGATGCTCTCTCTGAAGCCAATGCCCTAAATAACACCAACGCTGAAGTGTGGGGATATCTCGCCCTCATCTGCCTGCAG GGCGGGCGGCAGCTGGAGGCGGAGCAGTGCTACAAATACACGGTCAAG CTCGGCCTGCAGAACGACGCGCTGCTGCAGGAGATCCGCGCCGCCCAGCACCGCTTCGGCTTCGGCGACCCCTCGCTCTGA
- the CFAP70 gene encoding cilia- and flagella-associated protein 70 isoform X5 — MSQPIPVQITVGNAQDLKTLKSSLLLTVVRVEYNGAGLGESSKTNVLPDGTAEYDFSTSFEYSPDGPNSLDVLVQKPLLLTLLEVAAKEKKKTEKVTPLAQAVVDLLPLLQGVRSLKVLAPLYAVPAFPSAMPHPEATAGLEVIVSTKELLLSATQFSSGNLLSITLEAAYSVPEAFTPDAQQNYMACLQIPAAGEKELPLLFKNGILKADGEKEPFPRPKNWPLGPLLAPDALNIPNSFIVGGPYEDEDGELTKSEDRAFRIQAESSRRVVWDTEIRCFLDAAAVATLQSRIAECRHWPVELCRMSMSSGGKGKASKLDKRDEDKQIAFHGVAYVNMLHLLCPGVKQIRGAFRVFNYQDSEVFEKTRVQYSIFRDRRSQLSLGKERLGTSPGSKAAPNKTQKEEKDSNATVVEDYHKRVTSVAVAILREYHELFGKQLPDQGMMDHKTMEEQKRQLNYELNTSGKYFAFKEQLKYSVVKIVREKYLKTTAFETKEKLQEFLSELYVYLVDHMHMALNKLLSGEDVSPAPPPYTTRKQLLLFAREAEANKDLNLASLFYKQRIARDQRSIQSWLAYGAFCLLHEDATKAQECFQQAVCLDPQHIQSLLLCGIVAVKLQHYEEAEIFFEDACCLEPSSIIAWTLAGLFYELQNNYIQAERSFREAKKLLRAELEEERRLLEAAEGEEKKPSSPSTDPEKIPDSSADKPPEAVEGVTSNEEATAVQEVPEAAEPQPPPCTIFMKTVEFLMKFNAVRFVHKALAHELLSLQGGPTCAYYLALAWTYLLREDFPRCGQCLCEAARIDPLNPNVWAQKGHLFYLQKDFDKAKDCYERVISFVEDAADMHFVYLRLGSIYLDEKEYGRAKHIYLLACDNSASCLTWLGVGIACYRLEEMLEAEDALSEANALNNTNAEVWGYLALICLQGGRQLEAEQCYKYTVKLGLQNDALLQEIRAAQHRFGFGDPSL; from the exons ATGTCACAGCCAATACCAGTACAGATCACAGTCGGGAATGCTCAGGACCTG AAAACTCTCAAAAGCAGCTTGCTGCTTACGGTGGTGCGTGTGGAGTACAACGGAGCAGGCCTGGGAGAGTCCTCCAAGACTAATGTGCTGCCAGATGGGACAGCAGAATATGACTTCAGCACCAGCTTTGAGTACAGCCCCGATGGGCCCAACTCCTTGGATGTCCTTGTGCAGAAACCACTGCTCT TGACACTGCTAGAAGTGGCagcaaaggagaagaaaaaaacagagaaagtcACTCCTCTTGCCCAAGCTGTGGTGGACCTTCTACCTCTGCTGCAAG GAGTGCGCTCACTGAAGGTTCTTGCTCCTTTGTATGCAGTGCCTGCCTTCCCATCAGCGATGCCTCACCCCGAGGCCACG GCTGGCCTTGAAGTGATAGTGAGCACCAAAGagctcctgctctctgccaccCAGTTCTCAAGTGGAAACCTCCTGAGCATCACGCTGGAGGCAGCTTATTCTGTCCCTGAAGCCTTTACTCCTGACGCCCAGCAAAACTACATGGCTTGTTTGCAAATACCAGCAGCTGGTGAG AAAGAATTGCCATTGCTCTTCAAGAATGGCATCCTGAAAGCTGATGGTGAAAAAGAACCATTCCCCCGGCCCAAAAACTGGCCCCTTGGCCCCCTCCTGGCCCCTGATGCTCTGAACATACCTAACTCCTTTATTGTTGGTGGGCCctatgaggatgaggatggagagctCACCAAAAGCGAG GACAGGGCATTCAGGATCCAGGCCGAGAGCTCGAGGAGGGTGGTGTGGGACACAGAAATACGCTGTTTCCTggatgctgctgcagtggccaC cctgcagtcGCGCATTGCCGAGTGCCGCCACTGGCCCGTGGAGCTCTGCAGGATGTCCATGTCCTCAGGTGGCAAAGGCAAAGCCAGCAAACTTGACAAG AGAGATGAGGACAAGCAGATTGCCTTCCATGGCGTGGCATATGTCAACATGTTGCATttgctgtgccctggggtgAAGCAGATCCGAGGGGCCTTCCGTGTCTTTAACTACCAGGACAGCGAGGTGTTTGAGAAG ACCAGAGTTCAGTACAGTATTTTCCGGGACCGCAGGTCACAGCTCAGTCTGGGCAAGGAAAGGCTGGGGACCTCTCCTggcagcaaagctgctcccaATAAGActcagaaggaagagaaagattcCAATGCAACG gtgGTGGAGGATTATCACAAACGTGTCACAAGTGTTGCTGTTGCCATCCTGAGAGAGTACCATGAGCTTTTTGGGAAGCAGCTGCCTGACCAGGGAATGATGGACCACAAAACCATGGAGGAACAAAAGCGTCAGCTCAACTATGAACTCAATACCTCtgggaaatattttgcttttaaggAACAGCTTAAG TATTCTGTGGTGAAGATTGTGAGGGAGAAATACCTGAAGACCACAGCATTTGAGACCAAGGAGAAGCTCCAGGAATTTCTCAGTGAGCTCTATGTGTACCTCGTGGACCACATGCACATGGCCCTGAACAAG CTCCTGTCTGGGGAAGATGTTTCTCCTGCCCCTCCACCCTACACAACCAGGAAGCAGCTCTTGCTCTTTGCTCGTGAAGCTGAAGCCAACAAGGACCTCAACCTGGCCTCTCTCTTCTACAAGCAG AGAATAGCTCGGGACCAGCGCAGCATCCAGTCCTGGCTGGCCTATGGAGCCTTCTGCCTCCTGCATGAGGATGCCACCAAAGCCCAGGAATGCTTCCAGCAGGCTGTTTGTCTGGACCCCCAGCACATCCAAAG cttgCTGCTCTGTGGCATTGTGGCTGTCAAGCTGCAGCACTATGAAGAGGCAGAGATTTTCTTTGAGGATGCCTGCTGCTTGGAGCCATCCAGCATCATAGCCTGGACCCTTGCAG GTTTGTTTTATGAGCTGCAGAATAATTACATTCAGGCAGAAAGGAGCTTCCGTGAGGCTAAGAAGCTCCTGCGAGCAGAGCttgaggaggagaggaggctcCTTGAGGCTgctgagggagaggagaaaaagccCAGTTCTCCCAGCACAGACCCAG AGAAGATTCCAGACAGCTCAGCTGACAAACCACCAGAGGCTGTGGAGGGTGTGACATCCAATGAAGAGGCTACAGCAGTGCAGGAAGTCCCagaag CTGCAGAACCTCAGCCACCTCCCTGCACAATCTTCATGAAGACAGTGGAATTCCTGATGAAATTCAATGCTGTCCGG TTTGTCCACAAGGCACTGGCCCACGAGCTGCTGAGCCTTCAGGGAGGCCCCACCTGTGCCTACTACCTGGCCCTGGCCTGGACCTACCTGCTGCGGGAAGACTTCCCCCGGTGTGGGCAGTGCCTGTGCGAGGCCGCTCGCATCGACCCCTTG AATCCAAACGTCTGGGCTCAGAAAGGGCACCTGTTCTACCTGCAGAAGGACTTTGACAAAGCAAAGGATTGCTATGAGCGAGTCATCAGCTTTGTGGAGGATGCTGCAGACATGCACTTTGTCTACCTGCGCCTGGGCTCCATCTACCTGGACGAGAAAGAG TACGGCCGGGCCAAGCACATCTACCTGCTCGCCTGTGACAACTCTGCCTCCTGTCTCACCTGGCTGGGCGTGGGCATCGCTTGCTACAGG CTGGAAGAGATGCTGGAAGCAGAAGATGCTCTCTCTGAAGCCAATGCCCTAAATAACACCAACGCTGAAGTGTGGGGATATCTCGCCCTCATCTGCCTGCAG GGCGGGCGGCAGCTGGAGGCGGAGCAGTGCTACAAATACACGGTCAAG CTCGGCCTGCAGAACGACGCGCTGCTGCAGGAGATCCGCGCCGCCCAGCACCGCTTCGGCTTCGGCGACCCCTCGCTCTGA